GCTCCCCGCGAGGTGGCCGACTGGTTCTGGGTCGCTTATGCCGACGCCTGGGACTGGGTGGTGGAGCCCAACGTCCTCGGCATGGGCCTGTTCGCGCTGGGGCCGCACATGACCACCAAGCCCTACGTCGCGGGGGCCCCCTATCTGGCCCGGATGAGCGATTACTGTGGCAGTTGCGCCTTCGACCCCAAACGTGACTGCCCCCTGACGCGCCTGTACTGGGCCTACCTGGACCGCCATCAGGCCCGCCTGACTGCCAGTGCCCGCTTGGGCCCCGTGCTGGGCACCGTGCGTCGGCGCACGCCGGACGAGGTTCAGCGCGACCAGGCCGTCTTCGAAGCCTTGCGGGCAGCCCTGGACGCGGGGGAGGCTTTTCGGCCGGCAGCGCGGCATGGTCAACTGCCCTTGCTGGCGCCCGACCACGCCGGCCGTTGAAGGAGCGCGACCTCATGAACCCGGACGTGATCATCGTGGGCGCCGGAATGGCCGGCCTGGCCTGCGCCGTGACGCTTCAGGCCGCTGGCAAACAGGTCTGCCTGCTGGAAGGCAGTTCGCGGGTGGGCGGCCGGGTGGGCAGCCTCCTGCTGCCAGCGGGACACCGGATCGACCTCGGCTTTCAGGTGCTGTTCTCGGCCTACCCGACCCTGAACCGCCTGGTCGACGTGCGCGCCCTCGACTGGCGCGCCTACGAGGCTGGCGCCCTGATCCGGACAGGCTCGGCCTGGCGGCCCGTGGCGGATCCCTTCCGGCAACCCGGAGACCTGTGGTCCACCGTGACCAGCGGCCTGTATGGCCCCACAGACGCCTGGGCCCTGATGCGACTGGGCCTGGAGACGGCCCGCAGCGAAGGCGATCCCCCGCTGGGCCGCTCAACGGCCGAAGACTGGAACAGGCTGGGGTTTTCGGAACGATTTCAGGCCCGCTTCCTGCGCCCGTTTTTCAGCGGCATCTGGCTCGACCGCACGCTGGACGTCGATGCGGCCGTCTTTCGCTTCTACTGGCGCATGCTCGCGAGCGGTCAGGCCGTGGTGCCCGCCCAAGGCATGCAAGCCCTGCCGGACCAGCTGGCAGGCCGATTGACCCCCGGCAGTCTGTGGACCAACACCCCCGTGCAGGCCCTGCGCCGCGAACAGGGGCGTGTGGTGGGGGTTGCGCTGGCCGATGGGCGGGTGCTGGAGGCCCCGCAGGTGGTGCTCGCCACCCCGGCGCCGGAGCTGTCGCGCCTGCTGGAAGACCCGACTCGCCGCTTGCGTGGCAAACCTGCCGTCACGATGTACTTCGCCGCGCCGGAGGCCCCGTTCCAGCGACGCCTGATCGCCCTGGCCCCGGACGCCACGGGGCC
This Candidatus Sericytochromatia bacterium DNA region includes the following protein-coding sequences:
- a CDS encoding NAD(P)/FAD-dependent oxidoreductase, which codes for MNPDVIIVGAGMAGLACAVTLQAAGKQVCLLEGSSRVGGRVGSLLLPAGHRIDLGFQVLFSAYPTLNRLVDVRALDWRAYEAGALIRTGSAWRPVADPFRQPGDLWSTVTSGLYGPTDAWALMRLGLETARSEGDPPLGRSTAEDWNRLGFSERFQARFLRPFFSGIWLDRTLDVDAAVFRFYWRMLASGQAVVPAQGMQALPDQLAGRLTPGSLWTNTPVQALRREQGRVVGVALADGRVLEAPQVVLATPAPELSRLLEDPTRRLRGKPAVTMYFAAPEAPFQRRLIALAPDATGPVGIVAVPSLVAPDMSPAGEHQVAVQLLPDAAGRFDSEPEAVLKALRQWFPAADLSAWRWLHTVTVPFAQFDQGVGTPRWPERHPSGCLLASEATRQSSIEGALRSGVQAAEAILGAS